In Desulfobacterales bacterium, the genomic window TCTGTTTTTTCTCAATAGGACCGGCGGCGGATGCCCGGCGCAGCTGTAGGTCAGGCGGCCGTCGAACAGGTCGATGGTCATATAAATGATGGTGAAATAGCTGTCAAAGCGCTCGAACGGAAAAGCCCGGTTGATGCTGTTCAGCACATTCTCAGGCGGGACGAGGCCGGCATCGTCCGCGAGGACTCGGACGTTCTGGAGAAACTGGGATACGGCAACCGATATCAAGGCTGCGGAAACCCCATGGCCGCAAACATCCAGCATGTAAAAACCGATATGTTTTTCATCCGGGAAATGGATATTGAAGATGTCCCCGCCGATTCGCTCGCAGGGTTCAAATTTCCAGGCGACATGAATGTTGGGTATGCTGGGTGAGCTTTCCGGCAATAGGCTTTTCTGGATCCCGGCGGCTGCCTTCAGATTCAGATCAAGCAGGTTCTGTTTTTGCTGAAGTTCGATTTTCTGCTTTTCGATGTCGGTAATGTCGTAAATAATCACCAGGATCATCTTGCTGTTTTGAAAATCAATATGGCGGGTGCTGAACTCAAGGTATTTTTCCGTGGGTACGCCGTTGATATAAAAAATGCGTTCCAGCCGGACGTGATCCACAGGAATTTTTTCAGTCATTGTTTTAACAATCGATCGGCGCAGGATGCAGGTCGCACACATGGAGGTTTTTCCACAGGGGCGGTTTTCAGCTACCGAGTTGATGCAGCCCGTGACGTTGCCGAAAGACTGTTCCGCCACCTGTTTGTCGGATTGGTCGAACAACTCCAGAAAGAAATTGTTGAATTGATGAATCTGAAGATTTTCATCGGCAATCAAAACGGCAGAGTTGATGTTGTCCAGCAGCAGGTTTAAAAACGCGTTGGATTCTCTAAGGTCGCCCAGAGATGTCTTCATCTGTAAGAAACTCCATTTTCTTGATAATTAGGGGGATGGCTGCCTGATCTATTTACTTTTTTTCCGTATAATACGCACTAATTTAATTCAATACTTTGACTTAAGTCAACCATAGGGAAAAGGCCTCAGGCGGATGTCTGCAGGCGCCGCACCCGGGGGGCCGGATGGTTGTCCGCCAATTCAAACACCACATAGCGAAAGACCGGTTCCGGTCCGCTTTCCTGCCCCGGATTCAGACACAGGGATTGTCCGATACGGGTTTGAATCGAACCGGAGCGAAACGGAGATTCATGGATATGGCCGTGCAGCGAAACCGGAAGAAGCCCTTTTTCAGACCAGCTTTCGATAAAATGCCGGATGGCACGGCTGCCGACATGCAGGCGCTGCTTAAAATGTCCAGCGGGGTGTTGTGGGGAGGGCTGTGGGATACGAAGACAAAAGGTTTTTCGATCATCTCTGAAAGTCGGTCCAGGTCGCTTTCAATGGTATCCGTATCGTTTAAGTCAAGCTGTTTTGTTTCGATGCGGCCATTGCGGGAGATATAGCCATTTACAAGGATGCGGTTGCCCGGCTCATAGGGGGTTTCGTGGGTGTCCGGCTTTTCCCAGTCTTTTCTGACAAAAGGCGTCGGCGGTACATTCATATACCCGACAATATCCACCCGGGGGGTCAAGCAGTGTTTGCGCCCGTGCAGCAGATGGAACAGTTCGCCGTCATGGGCTTCTAAAATTTTCCGGGCGCCCCGCAGGTCGTCGTTTCCGAGGTCCAGGTAGATAGCGCATTTCGTTGTTTGCCTGAAAACCTTTAGCCTGGGGACGAGATCGGTTTTAAGATAATCGATCTGGATTTCCAGCAGTCTTTCCGGGGAAGGCATCGGCGGAAAGTGGGGTATCAGATCGCCTCCGATGATGAGACAATCAACGGCCTGTTTTAGGGCAATGTTGCAGGCAGCGCCTAAATACCTGGGGTCGACATGGATGTCCGAGGTAAACAGTATTTTCATTCCGTGATTATTCCCCTGAGGTTACCCTGGGATAACAAAGGTTACTTTAAATTCAATAAGATTCAGGCGCAAGTGATAAATTAAAATAAGGGCAAAAGCCAAAAAAAAGTGAGGGGTCGGCTGTCTGGAGATATTTTTGTTGATTAATCAAATAGATATGATAGGTTAACCAAAAACAGAACAAATGAACCTAAACAAAAGGAAAACAACACTGGAAAAAAACCACCCGGAAGAAAAAACCGCCGAGCCGGAAGCCAAGGAAAAGTCTTCCCGGCCTGATCGCAAAAGCCGTTACCGCCCACGCCGATCTGTTCGCAAGAAGGGAAAAAAAAGCAACGCAGCGTCAGATGCTCCGGCAGCACCCATAGGCCCGGTATTGGAAGATAACTGGGATATTACGCAGTTCGAGGTGCCGCCGGTTGAAGGCAAGTCCCGCTTTCACGATTTTAATCTTCCCGCAGCGCTGATGCATGCCATTTGCGATCTCGGTTTTCACTATTGCACCCCCATCCAGGCGGAGATCCTTCCCGGATGTCTGGCCGGTCGAGATGCAACCGGGCGGGCCCAGACCGGTACGGGTAAAACAGCCGTTTTCCTGATTACCGTGATTACCCGGATGCTGCTGAATCCCGACACGGAAAAGCGCGCGCCGGGGACTCCCCGGGTCTTGATCCTGGCGCCTACCCGTGAACTGGCGCTTCAGATTTCCGCCGAAGCCCGTGATCTCTCCAAGTATTGTAATTTTAAGATCATTTCCGTGTTCGGCGGCATGGATTATGAAAAGCAGCGAAAACAGCTCCACGCCGATCCGGTCGATATCATCGTAGCCACTCCCGGAAGACTGCTCGATTTCCAGGGGCGACGGGAAATTAACCTGAAAAAGATCGAAGTGCTGATCATCGATGAGGCCGACCGGATGCTCGATATGGGGTTTATTCCGGATGTCCGCAGGATCATTAACAGTACACCGGCGAAAGCCAAGCGTCAGACGCTTTTTTTCAGCGCGACGCTGACCGGGGAGATTGCCCGCTATGCTTCCCAATGGACCCACAACGCGGTGACCGTCGAGATCGAGCCGGAACAGGTCGCAGTGGATACCGTGGATCAGATTGTCTATAACGTGACCACCGCCGAAAAGTTTGCACTGCTCTACAACATCATCGATCGGGAGAAGCTGGAACGGGTGCTGGTTTTCTGCAACCGACGCGATGAAGTGCGGCGGCTGGCGGAAAAGCTGACGCGCTTTGGGATCAACTGTGCGGAGCTTTCAGGGGAAGTTACCCAGAAAAAGAGGATCCAACGCCTGGATGCATTCAAGTCCGGAAAAATCCGGGTGCTGGTGGCAACCGATGTGGCCGGGCGCGGCATTCATATCGAGGGCATGGATCATGTCATCAATTTTACATTGCCGCGTGATCCGGAAGATTACGTGCACCGGATCGGGCGGACCGGACGGGCCGGTGCGGCCGGCACCTCGGTGAGTTTCGCTGATGAACAGGACGGTTTTTACCTTCCCCCCATCGAGGCGTTTATCGGCCGGGGACTGAGCTGCATTGAACCGAAGGAAGATTGGCTCAAACTGCCGGAGTCGGTCCTTGCCAAAGAACGCGCCAGACCCCACCCCAAAAGAAGCGCAGCGTCGGACGCCCGGGGACAGGCGCAGCGGCGGTCCCGGCCCAAAAGAAAACGCCCTCGTCGGCGGCCGTCATAACAAATTAAAATCCCTTTATCTTGTAAGCTGCCGGTCTATCAATGGACCAATTTGACGGCAAGGGCTGCCAGAAAACCGACCAATGTGGAAAGTCCGACAATCGTTCCACCGCCCTGCTCAAAGGCTTCGGGCAGCATGGTTTCTGCGATCATGGTCAGCATGGCGCCGGCGGCGATTCCTTTGATGCTGAAAATAAAGTAAAGATGCCAGCCGCCGGGATCAGGTGGAAAGATCCAGGCTCCTGCAAAGGCGCCCATACCGGTCATGATGCACAGAGACATCCACATCCAGAAGATCTTGTTAATGGTTTGATTGTTGTTGCGCATGGTGACGGCGCTCGACATCGCTTCCGGCAAATTCGCCATGAACACACTGGCGATAAAAGCGAGGCTCATGGCTGTCTGCTCCTCTGCCGCAGTCACCACCAGCATACCGATAACCAGCGATTCCGGAATACCATCAAGGGCGATGCCGAGCCAGATTGAAAGGGCCGCGCCCTCCGCTTTATGATGTTCTTGGGCGGCGGCCCGGACGTCTTCTTCGGTTAAGGCGACGGAGACCTGTTCCATCTTTTTGACGGCTTCCTGCTCCCATTGTCGCGCCTCTTCCGGCTCTACCGCATCCTTTTTGCTGAGATCCAGAATTCTTTCATGGACAATGCCGCCGACTGCTTTCTGAAGCGCCGGAGAATTTTGCAGCAGGTAGTCGAAGTCGCTTTTAGACCTGCCAGACAGTGAGGGGCGTTTGCGCGGTAACGGTTGCGTTTCGGGCATGGCTGAAAAAAAGCGCCATTTTACCAAAGATATCGCCGGGTCCAAGGGTGGCGATGGGCAAGCTTTCCCCGACGGTTGAACGCGTGACATTTACCTTGCCTGAAACGATAAAATAGAGGCCGTCGCCACTGTCGTCTTCCTTGAAGATGATTTGGCCCTGCTTGAATGCCGCCTTTTTCAGATAAGGGATGAGTTTGATGATCTCTTCCGCTGGAAGTTGTCGCAACACTTTTACACGACTGAGGCCCCCAAAGAGCGCCCTGGCCTGTTGGCGCTTTTCCCTGGCGACGTGTTTCTTGATCAGGGCGCCTTTCCTGAGAAAAGCCCCCTTTTTGTTGAGGATCTGGTTGAGCAGTTCGAATAATAGACCGCCGCCGGCGGCGCCTGTCATTGTCATGATGACGATCCAGATATTTACGATGTTACCGTGCTCATCGCTGGCCACATGCAGGGCATGGCCGAAAAGTTCAGTGGTCAGTGCGAACAGCAGTGCGCCGGCGCCGAAAGCCATCAGCGCCGAAGTGATTTTTCGGTTGGGCCGGGTCCACAGACCCATTATCGCGCCCAGGGGAAGCGATACTGCGCTCAAGGTGCCCCAGAAAAAACCTGTCATGTATAAGTGCCAGTCCATCAAGTCCCCCTCAAAACATATCTAAGAAATTCAACATCGTCTTTAGGGCAGGCGAAAAGATCATAAATGATTCGGCGTTACCTTTTCAAGGGAAAAAGGTCGACCGTAGGATAGTCAACCGGAAGCTGCGTCCATACCGGTTGTCGGTGCAAAAAAATAGTGTCAGCGCCTGCATTTTTTTGTTGATTTCACGCTTAAACTGGAATATATCCTTGCTCCTTCTCCGATGCTACCAACTGCTATTACAGGATGCCTGGCTGTATGGCAACCTTCCTTCTCGGTTTGCTGGAGAGCCCTTCAATAGCGATCGCTATCCTGAAGGCAGGCCTTCTGCCCGGGCAATGGGCAAGTTAAAGACACCCCTAAACAGAGGAGCAAAACGACTATGAACTGGAAATTCTGGGAGAAAAAACAGGAAGCCACCACCCCCGGCGGGCCTGGTGTGGTGAAGATTCCCGGCCCCAAACGGATCCATGAATCCGTGGGAAGGTTTTTAGTGGTCCGGCTGCAGGCCGATCCGGACTGGGTGTGGAGTCTGAAGGAAGTCGAGCGCCAGCGGCCTGAGACCAAAACCGTTTTTGATGTGCGGGTGTTTGATGAAAGGATGTCGGGATCGAAAAATGTGGTCATTAAAAATTATGGATCACTGGACGCTCATCCCGATCTGATCCTTTACGAAGGCTGGTTTGACAAAAAAACCATGAAAGTCCAGATCGAAGATAAAAAGGCCACCCCGCGCGCAGCCTGATAACTTCGTTCGAATAGATTTCCAAAAGGGTCTTTTCGCATCGATTTCCTGCTTTTAGCAGGTCAGTCGGGTTGGCCGCTCTAATTTTGAAAAGCCGATGATATCAGAAAATCATTCTGATATCATTGGCTTTTTTATTATATTCCGTCACATGCGGCGGGATTTTAACTATTTCCCGCTCGTTTTACATATCCCGTTCCCTTGCCGGTGTGTCGTTATTTGTCAAGTCGATCGAAAAATGCTAATCGATAAAGTGATGAAACGATTTGCTAAAATAATGCGCTGGATGCTCGCCGCCGCGTTGGTCATAGCCGTCCTGCTGATCTTTATCCTTATCGCGCCCCGCCTGATAAATATCGACTCGGTTCGGGAAACCCTGATTTCCACCCTGTCTCAAAAGATCGGGGGGGAAGTTAAATTTCAAAAGATCCGCCTGTCGATCCTGCCCCGACCGCATGTTGCGGTCATCGAGGGCCGGCTGACCGTGCCGGAAACTTTCCAGGCCGATTGGACATCCCTGTCAATGTCTGCCCGGCTATTACCACTTTTTATCGGTAAAATCGACATCGGCGCCATTACAGTGGACCACCCCAAAATCACCATAATCGTTACCCGGAAAGCTGCAGAAACAGCCGATGGTAGGCAACAACCTATTGCTGCGGGCATCGCGGAAAAGATGAAAACCCTTATAGGGGTTGCGGCCGTTGTCGGTAAGGATCCGGCTGTTATCATCAAGGCGGGACGCCTGGACATACGCGTCAAGGACCATTTTGGCCTGGTTTTCAGCGACATGGATGGCCGGATAGACGCGCCGCCGGACCGCATCCATATCAGCCTTAAAACCCGGACGGATTTTTGCGAAAAAATTGAACTTCAGGCGGATAGCGACCTCAAAACATTTAACAGCCGGGGCCGGATCGCGTTGACGCATATCAGGCCGCAGCGCCTGCCGCCGAATCTTTTTGCGGCTGATGCCCCATGGATCGGGGAGTCCCTTATCAATCTGGGCCTTGATTTCAAAACAGATGGTTTTAAAACGGTTGAAGCGGTAATGCAGGGTTCACTGCCGCAACTGACGGTTCTGCAAGGCGGCAACCCGGTGGCGCTGCGCGCAAAGTCCTTCAAGGCGAGGCTTTATCAGGATGAGCGACAAGTGGCAATGTTTTTAACCGAAGGCATCTTTGAGCAACCCCAACTGACGTTGGCCGTAAAGTTTGTGCGCGATCATGAGAGCGGGCAGCTGGAGATGGCGCTTAAGGCGATTGATGTGGATGTTCCGTCAACCCGCCGGACGGTTCTGGCGCTGGCCGGGGATACAGCGGCAGTTAAAACGATCTTCGATATCGTCAGGGGCGGCAGGGTCTCCGCGCTCAGATTTAGTTCCCGCGGCCATTCATTAGGAGACCTTGGAAAGTTGGAAAATATGACCTTGTCCGGCAGTCTGCTGGGGGGGGATATTGTGGTTCCCGGGATCGGTTTAAATATTGAAGACGTCAGCGCGGAAGTTAAGATTCTAAACAGCATGCTGTCGGCCGAAGGGATCAAAGCCCGTTATGACAATACCGCAGTCCTTGACGGCAGCCTGGGCCTGGGGCTTTGGGGAGAAAAGGCGC contains:
- a CDS encoding PP2C family protein-serine/threonine phosphatase; amino-acid sequence: MKTSLGDLRESNAFLNLLLDNINSAVLIADENLQIHQFNNFFLELFDQSDKQVAEQSFGNVTGCINSVAENRPCGKTSMCATCILRRSIVKTMTEKIPVDHVRLERIFYINGVPTEKYLEFSTRHIDFQNSKMILVIIYDITDIEKQKIELQQKQNLLDLNLKAAAGIQKSLLPESSPSIPNIHVAWKFEPCERIGGDIFNIHFPDEKHIGFYMLDVCGHGVSAALISVAVSQFLQNVRVLADDAGLVPPENVLNSINRAFPFERFDSYFTIIYMTIDLFDGRLTYSCAGHPPPVLLRKNRTMEILNQHGPIIGLSRGAPFGQARKWLQQGDRVVLYTDGILEICNPSEELYGKNRFYKILKVHKGETAPALANAVYNSVKKFGQGKKPDDDISILAIEYTG
- a CDS encoding metallophosphoesterase gives rise to the protein MKILFTSDIHVDPRYLGAACNIALKQAVDCLIIGGDLIPHFPPMPSPERLLEIQIDYLKTDLVPRLKVFRQTTKCAIYLDLGNDDLRGARKILEAHDGELFHLLHGRKHCLTPRVDIVGYMNVPPTPFVRKDWEKPDTHETPYEPGNRILVNGYISRNGRIETKQLDLNDTDTIESDLDRLSEMIEKPFVFVSHSPPHNTPLDILSSACMSAAVPSGILSKAGLKKGFFRFRCTAISMNLRFAPVRFKPVSDNPCV
- the rhlB gene encoding ATP-dependent RNA helicase RhlB; translation: MNLNKRKTTLEKNHPEEKTAEPEAKEKSSRPDRKSRYRPRRSVRKKGKKSNAASDAPAAPIGPVLEDNWDITQFEVPPVEGKSRFHDFNLPAALMHAICDLGFHYCTPIQAEILPGCLAGRDATGRAQTGTGKTAVFLITVITRMLLNPDTEKRAPGTPRVLILAPTRELALQISAEARDLSKYCNFKIISVFGGMDYEKQRKQLHADPVDIIVATPGRLLDFQGRREINLKKIEVLIIDEADRMLDMGFIPDVRRIINSTPAKAKRQTLFFSATLTGEIARYASQWTHNAVTVEIEPEQVAVDTVDQIVYNVTTAEKFALLYNIIDREKLERVLVFCNRRDEVRRLAEKLTRFGINCAELSGEVTQKKRIQRLDAFKSGKIRVLVATDVAGRGIHIEGMDHVINFTLPRDPEDYVHRIGRTGRAGAAGTSVSFADEQDGFYLPPIEAFIGRGLSCIEPKEDWLKLPESVLAKERARPHPKRSAASDARGQAQRRSRPKRKRPRRRPS
- a CDS encoding cyclic nucleotide-binding domain-containing protein, translated to MDWHLYMTGFFWGTLSAVSLPLGAIMGLWTRPNRKITSALMAFGAGALLFALTTELFGHALHVASDEHGNIVNIWIVIMTMTGAAGGGLLFELLNQILNKKGAFLRKGALIKKHVAREKRQQARALFGGLSRVKVLRQLPAEEIIKLIPYLKKAAFKQGQIIFKEDDSGDGLYFIVSGKVNVTRSTVGESLPIATLGPGDIFGKMALFFSHARNATVTAQTPLTVWQV